AATGAAAGTGCCTAAAATGTCTCATCTATTCTCAACCCTACCAACTGCCAGATCTAATATAAGAGATGGAGGAAGAAAAGCTATGCAGAGATCATCACATGAGGGATCCGAAACAGGGATGAGATTCATGATTGTTTTCCACTTGTTTTCTCTCCTAATAGTTTCCACAACAccctaaaaaattaataaactaaaagcTTTCAGGTGTTTACTCCCTCACCTACTTAATAACCCTCAAGAAAAAACTTGCCAAGGCCTGCCACCAACATATCAATAACCATGGTATATCACCCCTCTTGGAATATCTGACAGTGTGCATGATTCATAGTAAGCTCAAAACAACCAGTAAAATCCTCCCAATGCCAGGATCTCTCTTGGCCACAAAACTGTACTAATAAGATATCCTCCCAACTATAACTTCACCACCTTTAAGCCAAGACCATGTGGATGAAACCCAGTTTTTTATGCTTTAAGTTATCTAAGAATTATTTATTGTCCCATGatccaaaacaaatttaatgCCTTCTGTTATGTTCAGCTGTACACCCCATTCCAAGTGCATCACATCTTCTATAACtctttaaggaaataaaatatttagccACCAGTCCCATATTCCCCAATTATCAACCATCTTCAATTTCAGGAGGTTGTCTTCTTTCCTTGGCACTGCTAAGGTAGGAATCAAAACTAGCAACACAGTGGATATTTAATCTATTGCCACTCCAGCCTAGGTGGTGTCATGGCTATGTCATAAACCAAATCAACTTCCAGATGACAATTTCTCTAATGAATAACTATGGAAAATAGATCAATGAGAGATAGGAAGAAAGAGTAAGAAACTAATTACAAATATCTCTCATAGGCCCACTAATTTCTTCATGACAGGTCTCTTTCTATGTGTTGTCCAGAAAGAGGAGGACCCAACAACCATTCATTCACCAGAATATATATGAAAGCAATGGAAAAGAGAGAAAGCAGTAGATGATGGGGAACATACGCCTCATACACCTGTTATGTTCATCTACAACGCATTTCGTTCAATTTCATTCACTATTTAGTAAACATCCGAACCACTATTTTCTCTTGATCAAATATCCTTTGCATCCTATTCCTTTGACAATTTCTATTGAAGCGAATAATTCACCTCTTGACCCATCTTTACCAATTCTTCAGAGGAAACTGAATCAATGGTTGATGGacgaagaaggaaaaaaaatttattgttcCATCTTAAAATGTTCTAATCTTCATGaccctttcttttctaattacTACTACATATGAAGTAATTTACATCCCATATGAAGTAAATTGCCTGATGATTTTATTACTGAGGATTagacataaatttatattagcCCAAAGCTCATAAGAGATTGGTAGCAATGTCAAACCTTTATACCCCATGAAAAACTATGAAGAATTGTCACTATGAATTGAGCTCCTTGCTTTAATGGCACTAGCACATGGGAAACTTTGTGAAAAAAGGTTGTTAACCAACTATTTTTCAATTACCCAttctatatttataaataaaaaaggatccTGTGGATAGGAAGACAATATCTAAAAGATCCTGAAGCATGTTATCATGGTATGAATAATAAGCAAACTGCTGAGATTTAGCTCAGGAATGTAATGTGATTATCAGACATAGGGGAATAGGCACAAGGATAAAAATTAGGAAACCACAAATAGAGAGGCAAATCAGCAACGaaattaatgtatttttattagTCTTCCTATATGACAAATGAAGGTCCAAGAAGTTAGTTACCTGTAGGGGAGAATCCCCTGTAAAAGGCTTTTCACCTGTCACAGAGCATCCCATAATCAAGCCATGCCGCCGCACACCACGGTACCATTTCGGAccaattctttttatttgaacattttTGAAACCAGCCTTTCGAAACCATTCAATGTACTCTTCCTCCTTTGGGAAGAGCATCCACAAATCTGCAAAGAAACGAGACAACCAAAAGGTAGGGTACACAGGGCCAATTATACAGGCTTTTCCACCGATTTTCAGTACTCTGTAAGCCTCCCTAATGCCACGCTGTGGATCTGGCCAGTACTCAATACTGAGGAGGACAAACAAAATATTAAGTATTTTGTAAGAATGACtctaaagcaattttttttcccatgaagCCAACAATCATAGATTCATGATAATCATTTACAATCATCACAAAATACCCTGCATTAGACAACCCAAAAACTAATAACAAGAAGAAAATAcctttgaaaaacaaaattctaatctTATCCATAAATGGAGagctaaagaaaataaaaataacagaacaataaacaaaaaagaatacCTTCCAGCAGAGATATATCTATCTGCATAATCAGTTGGAAATGGGAGATCCTCTGCATCACCTTCAATTATCCTGCATTCCTTCAAAGGCTCCTTCTCCTTAGCCTTGGCAAGCTGGTGAGGGGATTGGTCCAGAATAGTGACATTTTTTGCATCCACATGCTTAACTATGCCTAGAGTAGTGAACCCAGTCCCGCCTCCGACATCAACCACTGTCATTTTCCTATCATAAAGATCAGCGGGCTCGAGTGCCTCATCCCGCATATCCTCTGTCCAGTGTCCAGGGTTTATGATATGATCATATACTATGGACAGGAATCTATAGAACCAGAACGCCTCTTGCTTGTGTTGGATGAACCTAGGCTGAGAAACAGGCCTCGAGGAAGATAAACTGCATTTGGGTGCTATTGTTCTGGTTCTGGGATTCCTAGTATAACACACTAGACCCTTTTGGGACGAAAATCTCTTAGGGAAATCGGACCCCGCTGATCCTATCCCACTGGGGGCTATGGCCCTAATGGGTTTAAGACTCTCAGCTCCACTGAGCATTACAGAAGCCATGAAATGCCAAAAAATACAAACACCCGCAAACAAACACTAGTATTTTGTGCTATTTCACGGTGATAATTGAATACTATAAAGCAAACCCACTCGCAAAACtaaggaaattttttattttgttcctaTGTGTCAAAGGTGAAGATCCAGTTTTGTTCTTAAAAAGGTCTTGAGCAAGTAAATCATAAGGGCCATGACAGTACAAGATAAGGGAATTATAAATGGTAAAGAAAGCAAAGGGAACAAAAGGAAACAGCTTACCAACAAAGAGGTGCAgagatggaaaataaatgaagaaaactaAGCCagttgagagagagaggaggagagAGAGGGCAACTATTGTGATGATCAGGTTTCAGCCTCACAGGCACCGCTCGTTGGACGTCAGCCCGCCCAACACATGATTAGAGATTCCCCACGTCATCTCGTCATCTCTCGTGATTAATCCCCTTGAAAGGACGTCGTTTTACGATTGTAAGCGATAAAAGGGCACCTCTTCTTGAACGTTGGATCACACTTATCATATTCATCCCATAAATCACCCTTCCCATTTGTACTGGCCTGCTAGCTGAAGAAGGGACGGGCTTTATCATCCCATCCGTCTCTATGGCTGGCCCCAGTGATGAGATTTTCGGATTTTATCTCCGAAATTTCGGCCATATTTCAGATATCAGAAATGATCGAAACAATTTTGGACACATTCGATAGGAATATCAGCCAAAAATCGGTAAAATCGTCTAAATATCGATTAAATATCGAAATTTGGGCGATAAATCCGCCAAAAATCAAAGCTTGAGGCTACGCACCCATCATGAGAGGGCGACAAGAAAAAATGACGATTTATCAGATATATGggcaatttttttgaatttttttttaaaacatttaaccttttttttttaattattcattatcttttattttaaatttatattatcattttatttttaattgttttttatatttacctcattaatactattttaaaaaattattatcacttcactcttaattttatataaatcaatttaattttttatttaaaatataataaaacatgttttaatataaatatattaaaggaatctaagctaattttttataaaaatttgttaaatattattattaatcgtatttatatcaattacatttacaaaataattttaatatatatatatatatatatatatatatatatcttttggttattgaaagagaattttttctctgaaaaccctaaagagattgctgcaaaagtttttcaagaaaattttcattatctctctggtgatattttatatatatatatatatatatatatatatatatatatatatatatatatattcttatattcttacttatttatcatgttttagagttttttcaagcattttcattaattttgaataattttcgcatcatcaatatttttttaatatttataatatatccgtaaaatccaagtaaGTACCTATATAtccatatttattaatattttaaaccttgGTTGGTCCAACCACCAAAATAATTATGCGACTTTTAAGAGGTTGTACATAAAAAtatggaatatttttttattgaaaatttcatcaaatacttcTCATTCTTCTctaatagttttcaaaatttttttaaaaaaagtatttgacgaaattttaaactaatgaGACTAGTATTTGATCCAAATATTAAGAGAGATGAGTGAAATTAACACAATAATTATACATTAATAAATATAGTTACTTACTATTATGAAATGATATCCAcaatgataatttaaaaatatgataatataaaaaataataaataaaacaatagacAAAAGTacttatataacaaaaaaaaaattaattatgagaGAAACCTCTACAGggtaaaaccaaaaaaatatccACTATAAAGTAAAAATTACAACCTCTctctcaattaaaaaaatagaacataaaaacttacaaaatgatgaaatttttttcttgggaTCAATAATATAGGGAGTGGAGATTTCTTTTTATAGCATAAAGAAGTTCCCTCATTTTTATCTTCTTCcattgtgcaatgacttcaaccttaacattctcccacttaaAGTCATTCTTCTACATCTTGTCCTATCACATATTGCTTATGTTACTATCAAGCTATAAGAAGATTTGTATTAACTGAATTTGTCAAAATTAATTGGTTTTGCCAAGGCATCTATTAGATTGTCCTTTATATGGATCTTTTGCATATTCAAAATTCCTTCTTCCACCACTTCTCAAATAAAGTGATATTGAACTCTTATGTATTTAGTCCTAAAATAAAAGGTTGGATTCCTTGCAATATGCAAGGCACTTTGATTGTCACAAAATAGGAAAATCTTCACTTGTTTGTACCTAAGCTCCTCC
This region of Vitis vinifera cultivar Pinot Noir 40024 chromosome 5, ASM3070453v1 genomic DNA includes:
- the LOC100266496 gene encoding 2-methyl-6-phytyl-1,4-hydroquinone methyltransferase, chloroplastic, with the translated sequence MASVMLSGAESLKPIRAIAPSGIGSAGSDFPKRFSSQKGLVCYTRNPRTRTIAPKCSLSSSRPVSQPRFIQHKQEAFWFYRFLSIVYDHIINPGHWTEDMRDEALEPADLYDRKMTVVDVGGGTGFTTLGIVKHVDAKNVTILDQSPHQLAKAKEKEPLKECRIIEGDAEDLPFPTDYADRYISAGSIEYWPDPQRGIREAYRVLKIGGKACIIGPVYPTFWLSRFFADLWMLFPKEEEYIEWFRKAGFKNVQIKRIGPKWYRGVRRHGLIMGCSVTGEKPFTGDSPLQLGPKVEDVKKPVNKFVFLSRLILGAIAGAYFVLIPIYMWLKDKIVPKGWPI